The proteins below come from a single Triticum aestivum cultivar Chinese Spring chromosome 5D, IWGSC CS RefSeq v2.1, whole genome shotgun sequence genomic window:
- the LOC123124705 gene encoding FBD-associated F-box protein At1g60410-like, producing MESPPPKRNAGHVGEDGISALPDHLLLDILERLHLREAVRAGALSTRWRHLPSHLSLVHLDAGHFRGATSLQVMDAFTGAARALLTRVPPAEGVCESGALKVLVLSFYTSSPHLTSLALAVGSGTSA from the coding sequence ATGGAGTCGCCGCCGCCCAAGCGCAACGCCGGCCACGTCGGCGAGGACGGAATCAGCGCCCTccccgaccacctcctcctcgacaTCCTCGAGCGCCTCCACCTGCGCGAGGCGGTCCGCGCCGGCGCGCTCTCCACGCGGTGGCGGCACCTCCCCAGCCACCTCTCGCTCGTGCACCTCGACGCCGGTCACTTCCGCGGCGCCACATCGCTCCAGGTCATGGACGCGTTCACGGGCGCGGCGCGGGCCTTGCTCACTCGGGTGCCTCCCGCCGAGGGAGTGTGCGAGAGTGGTGCCCTCAAGGTGCTCGTCCTCAGCTTCTACACGTCTTCCCCTCACCTGACCTCATTAGCACTTGCAGTAGGCTCAGGCACCTCAGCTTGA